From the genome of Persephonella hydrogeniphila:
CCCCGGAGGGCTGTTAACCCTCAAGTGATTTCAAATCACCCGCCTTCGTCCGCTCGGCCAACCCTCCAAACGGAAGTATATATTATAATATCTTCCTATAAAAAATCAAGGAGTGGAAAATGGAAGACTTTATCATTGATATATTTGAAGAAAGTGCAAGGCTAAAAAAAGAGTTTGTTTATGAGCATTCGGAAGCCATCCTGAATCTTGGTATTTTAATGGCTAAAAGACTGAAGATGGGGTACAAGGTCATGATTTGTGGTAATGGAGGCTCTGCTGCAGATGCTCAGCATTTTGCTGCCGAGATTGTAGGTAGATTTGAGAAAGAGAGAAAAGGTTATCCAGCAATAGCTTTAACAACCGATACTTCAGCATTAACAGCAATAGGAAATGATTATGGATTTGAGTATATATTCTCAAGACAGGTTGAGGCATTAGGTCAGAAAGGAGATATACTCATTGGAATATCAACAAGTGGTAATTCAGAAAATGTTATCAGAGCTGTAGAAGTAGCCAAAGAAATAGGGATTTTTACTGTGGGATTTTTAGGAAAAGATGGAGGAAAGCTAAAGGATATTGTAGATACAGCATTTATAGTTCCTCACGAAAAAACAGCAAGAATACAGGAAGTTCATCTGACTCTTGAACACGCATTATGCAATGTAATTGATCTGTATATTACAGGAGAGATCACTCAAGAGATATGATCTTGTTTTCTATTTTCGTTCTAAGCTGCTCAGAAATGTTGGGATTCTGGTACAGTTCTCTGTAGATTTTTAAGGCTGATTTTTTATCATTTAATTTTTCATACACACGTGCAAGTCCTAATTTTCCTTCTAAATAACCCATGTCTGCAAGGATTTTGTATATGTCTTTTGCAATAATAAGTGCGTTTTCTTTTTCATACAGTTTTCCTAAGTTTTCAAGGATATCCTTATTTTCAGGGTAAAGAAAGTATGCTTCTTCTAAAATAAGCTTTGCTTTTTTGTTATTTCCCATCTTTTCATAAGATTTTCCTAATAAGAGAAGAGCCTTTGCATCTTTTTTCTTTATTTTGAGATATCTTTTTAAATATTTTTCGGTTCCTTTATAGTATCCGATTTTGAAATGGAGAAGGGCTATTCTGTATAAAATTTCAGGATCTTTTTTATTTATACTCCATGCTTTTTTGTAAAAGCTTATGGCATCTATATATCTACCGTTTATTTCAGCTTTCTTGGCTTTGAGAATATAGTAGTTGTATTTTGAAAGTTTGTTTTCTGATTTTTTATAAAAAGAAACGGGAGGTATCTCTTCAGATAACAGAGAGCTTCTTATATCTTTTTTTAGGTCTGACAGATCCAGTGAAAACTCTTTTATAGGAATTTTTTTGATTTCTTTTTTATGTTCTACCTTTTCTACAACAGGTTCTGTCTTTTTTTCTTGTGGAACTGTTTTTTCTTTTGAAAAATCTTTAAAAAAAAGATATCCAATAAATGCATAGATTGTTAAGGTAGAAATGGCAAGAGCTACGATCAGGTATTTCTTTCTTTTTTTAGGTTTAACCTGACTGAAAGGATGTATATCAGCCTGCTCCTGTTCTGTAAATTCCTCTTTTTCTCTAAGAAATTTTCCGGTTTTGCTCAATGTTACAGCCTTTTTATTTTTATTATAAGCTAAAAATATCTTCTGATGGCAAAAAATGCAACGATAGATGCTACTGTCCCCATAATAAAAGGAGCTTCGGCTCCAATACTATCCCAGAAATATCCTGCCATCAATCCAGCAATAAGAGAAGAAAAACCAACAGTAAAGTGGTAAGTCCCGAAGACAAATCCTTTCCTGAATTTTACTTTTCTTCCTATGGTTGCCCATGTTCCTATCTCAAGAAAGGCATCTGCAAAAGCAAAGATAATAAAGCCAGCAACCGGAAGATTTATCATTAACAGATGGGATACAAAAAATAAAATACTTGTTATCTCAAGGAATCTTTTTTCTCCGAATCTGTCGTAAAATTTTCCGCTTATATAAGAAGCAGCAGCAATGATAACAGAAAATATGATGTAAACACCTATTGTTTCTGTTTCGCTGAGATTGTCTCCATATATTTTCAGAATATAAAATGAGTATCCAAAATTGGCAAAGGACAGTATAAAAAATAAAATCAGATACTTAGGGAAAAATACTTCCCATGAAACTATAGGAATGTGGTATGTTCTAACTTTTTTCTTTTCTTTCAAGAAGAAAATTAAAAATAAAGAAATAACAAGGGGAATTATAGAAAAATAAAAGTAGGTCTGATAAGGAGTACTTTCCAAGAAATAAAGTGTATATATAAAAGCTATTACTATTCCTATAAAAGATCCTACACCTTCTACAGTTCTATTAATGCCAAAAATTCTTCCTAACTTTTCTTTCTTTTCAGAAGACAGGATGGTGTCTGATACAGGTACCTGAATACCCTCAGATACAGCTTCTGAAGATACAGCAATCAACATATCATCCCATTTTTTCCCAAAAATGAAATAAAATCTCGATATTATAGAGAAAAGTATACTTATAAACAGTATCTTTCTTTTACTGAAAAAATCAGACCAATATCCAGAAAATATCTTTACAAAATTTGTTATCAGATCATAACCTCCTTCAATCAAACCGATTATTACCATAGATACACCGATGGTATTTACAAGGAAAAAAGGTAGCACTGTAAAAACCATCTCATAAGAAACAGATATCAAAAATGTCAACAGGTTAATGATTATGACAGCGGTTAAATGACTGTTTTTCATATATTTCAAATTCCTTTTTCTTTGTATTATGATAAATTGGAACAAATATTTTACTAAGGAAAAAAGCTATGAAACAAATAGGTATCTGTGTAGGTTCTACAAGACCTAACAGGGTAAATTTCATAACAGAGCAGCTTGTTAGGATTGGACAGTTTGTTACACTTTTTTATAAAGATGGGGGAGAGGAAAAAAGACTTCTGGGAATGATTCAGAGTTTAGAAAGGGATAACCCATACTTACATGAAAACATAAAAACAATCCAGCAGGCAGAGGGTATAAAAAGATTTTCAGAAAAGGAAAATATAATAAGAGGAGAAGTCCATATATTGGGAGAAATTGTAGATACAGGAGATGAGATATTTCTCCAGATACCCAGAACACCCCCTCTTCCTGCAGCTGAAGTATACGAAGCAGAGCCTGAGCTTTTAAAAAAAGTTTTTGGAGCCAAAAGTAAAAAGTTTGTAAGGATAGGAAGACTACTCTCAGAAAAAGAAGAAGTACCTGTGTATATAAATATAGAGCAGGTAGTTTTGAGACATCTTGCGATTCTTGCTGTTACAGGAGCAGGTAAATCGAATACAGTTTCGGTTTTACTGAAAAATATAATAAACCTTGGGGGGACAGTTGCCGTTTTTGATTTTCACGGTGAGTACTCAAAATCAAAACTGACAAGAAACGGCAAATCCGCAATTAATCTAATACATCCCTTGATTAATCCTGCATCATTAAAACCTAAAGAGTTTGCTTCTTTTATAGGAATAAAGCAGAATGCCTACGTACAGTTCAGATACTTTAGAATGGCTTATGAGCATCTTATAAATCAGCTAAGAGAGGAAAAAGGAGATAACTGGCAGGTGCATATAAAAACAGCAGATTTCTTAAAAAGACTTAAAGATACAATAGAATCAATATCTGATCCTGAAAGTGAGTTAGGTAAGAGAATAAAGGGAAAACCAAGGGAAGACTCACTTTTTGAGGTTCTAAATAAGCTTGAGGATATGGAGCTTGAACTTGGACATATTATAAAGTTAGGTGTTCCTCCTCTTATAGAGAATATAAAACCAGGAATGGTTAATATATTTGATTTTTCTGAGCTTGATGAAGATGTGGCTGATGCAATAGCTTCAAATATTCTCCGGTGGGCACTTGAAGAAAGAAAGAAAGCTGTCAGGCAGGGAGAATCAAGACTTCCTTTTCCTCTTATGATTGTTATTGAGGAAGCCCATATTCTTGCCGGTGAGAAAAGGAATACAGAATCAAAATACTACATAGCACGGATTGCAAGGGAAGGAAGAAAGTTTGGTCTTGGAATTACTGTTGTAACACAGAGACCTAAAGGGCTTGATAAAGAAATACTATCACAGATGAACAATATGATAATCCTGAAACTTGTGGAACCAGAAGATCAGAAACATGTTCAGAGAGCAAGCGAATCCCTCTCTCAGGAGCTCATGGAATACCTGCCGGGACTTAATCCGGGGGAAGCTATCATAATAGGAAATATGACAAAACTTCCTCTTCTTGTAAAAATAGACAAAGCCGAAGAAAAGGTTGAAGGTCAAGATATTGACGTTGTGGGAAAATGGGAAGAAATTTTAGAAAAAGAAAAATCTTCTGTGGATGATATTCTTTCTGAACTTGATAATCTATGAGGTATAGGATGTTTGACGACAGAGAAGAAGCTGGGAAGCTTCTGGGGGAAGAACTGAAGAACTTTATTAAAGACAAAGAAAACGCGGTAATTCTTGCTATTCCAAGGGGTGGAGTCCCTGTTGCATACTGGGTTTCGAAAAAGACAGGTATTCCTTTTGGGATGGTAGTTGCGAAAAAAGTAGCGTTTCCTGAAGATCCTGAAGCGGCTATTGGAGCCGCAGCCCCTGATGGAACATTTGTTCTTTCTGACTACATTTCTGAAAGCTCACCAAGAGTAAGTACTGCTATAGAAAAAGCTGTACAGGAAGCAAGAGAGAAACTCAATAAATATCTTAGTGGGAAGGAACCGGATGTGGAAGATAAAACTGTGATAATAATAGATGATGGTATAGCTACAGGATATACAGCAATAGTTGCAGGGATGTATGCAAAGAAAAAAGGAGCGAGAAAAGTGATTCTTGCTGTGCCTGTATGTCCTTCAGACAGCATTAATAAGGTAAAGAAGATATTTGATGAAGTTATATGCTACCACAAAGTGGATAGTATTTTTTTTGCTGTTGGGGCTTACTACAGGGACTTTCATCAGGTTTCAGATGAAGAATTATTGTATTATTTAAATAAGGCAAAAGAAGAAGGACTTTTATACCTTTAAGGAGGTAATGATGAAAAGGGCAGGGATTATAACAGGAGTACTGGCAGGTTTATTCTTTTTAGGTTGTGGAAAGACAATGTACACAAATGTAGATATGCCGCCAAAAAGAGTTAAACTGATAAAAGATTTCGGTGAAGATGCCTCAAAGATGCTGTTAAAAGAACTGAAAAAAGAGCTTAAAACAGCTTTAAAAACAAAGGGTCCTGTAGGTGCGATAGATGTGTGTTCTAAGAAAGCCCTTGAGATAACAGAGGAAGTTGCTGAAGAAATAGGAGATATTGAAATAAAAAGAACTTCATTTAAGTACCGGAATCCAAAAAATAAGCCAGATAGTTATGAGGCAGAAGCCCTGAGATTTTTTGAAAAAACTCTTAAGGAAACAGGAAAACTTCCTCCCTACTACATACAGAAGGTAAATGGTGAATACAGATACTACAAACCTTTAAAAGTCCAGTCAGTCTGTCTGACATGCCACGGAAATCCTAAAGAGATGGATCCAAAAGTTCTGAGAAAACTAAAAGAGCTTTATCCTCAGGATAAGGCAACAGGATATAAACTTGGTGATTTTAGAGGTGTGATAAGAGTTTCTATTCCTGAAGATGTTATAAAAAAATCCTGTCTTTAAACAGTGACTATTTTGTAAGCTGAAGTCCCCTGATATATAAGAGGATAACTGTGTTTCTGGAATATAATGCCGTCTACAGGGGACTTTATTTTGGTTTTTACCTC
Proteins encoded in this window:
- a CDS encoding MFS transporter; amino-acid sequence: MKNSHLTAVIIINLLTFLISVSYEMVFTVLPFFLVNTIGVSMVIIGLIEGGYDLITNFVKIFSGYWSDFFSKRKILFISILFSIISRFYFIFGKKWDDMLIAVSSEAVSEGIQVPVSDTILSSEKKEKLGRIFGINRTVEGVGSFIGIVIAFIYTLYFLESTPYQTYFYFSIIPLVISLFLIFFLKEKKKVRTYHIPIVSWEVFFPKYLILFFILSFANFGYSFYILKIYGDNLSETETIGVYIIFSVIIAAASYISGKFYDRFGEKRFLEITSILFFVSHLLMINLPVAGFIIFAFADAFLEIGTWATIGRKVKFRKGFVFGTYHFTVGFSSLIAGLMAGYFWDSIGAEAPFIMGTVASIVAFFAIRRYF
- the gmhA gene encoding D-sedoheptulose 7-phosphate isomerase; this translates as MEDFIIDIFEESARLKKEFVYEHSEAILNLGILMAKRLKMGYKVMICGNGGSAADAQHFAAEIVGRFEKERKGYPAIALTTDTSALTAIGNDYGFEYIFSRQVEALGQKGDILIGISTSGNSENVIRAVEVAKEIGIFTVGFLGKDGGKLKDIVDTAFIVPHEKTARIQEVHLTLEHALCNVIDLYITGEITQEI
- a CDS encoding ATP-binding protein; translated protein: MKQIGICVGSTRPNRVNFITEQLVRIGQFVTLFYKDGGEEKRLLGMIQSLERDNPYLHENIKTIQQAEGIKRFSEKENIIRGEVHILGEIVDTGDEIFLQIPRTPPLPAAEVYEAEPELLKKVFGAKSKKFVRIGRLLSEKEEVPVYINIEQVVLRHLAILAVTGAGKSNTVSVLLKNIINLGGTVAVFDFHGEYSKSKLTRNGKSAINLIHPLINPASLKPKEFASFIGIKQNAYVQFRYFRMAYEHLINQLREEKGDNWQVHIKTADFLKRLKDTIESISDPESELGKRIKGKPREDSLFEVLNKLEDMELELGHIIKLGVPPLIENIKPGMVNIFDFSELDEDVADAIASNILRWALEERKKAVRQGESRLPFPLMIVIEEAHILAGEKRNTESKYYIARIAREGRKFGLGITVVTQRPKGLDKEILSQMNNMIILKLVEPEDQKHVQRASESLSQELMEYLPGLNPGEAIIIGNMTKLPLLVKIDKAEEKVEGQDIDVVGKWEEILEKEKSSVDDILSELDNL
- a CDS encoding tetratricopeptide repeat protein; amino-acid sequence: MSKTGKFLREKEEFTEQEQADIHPFSQVKPKKRKKYLIVALAISTLTIYAFIGYLFFKDFSKEKTVPQEKKTEPVVEKVEHKKEIKKIPIKEFSLDLSDLKKDIRSSLLSEEIPPVSFYKKSENKLSKYNYYILKAKKAEINGRYIDAISFYKKAWSINKKDPEILYRIALLHFKIGYYKGTEKYLKRYLKIKKKDAKALLLLGKSYEKMGNNKKAKLILEEAYFLYPENKDILENLGKLYEKENALIIAKDIYKILADMGYLEGKLGLARVYEKLNDKKSALKIYRELYQNPNISEQLRTKIENKIISLE
- a CDS encoding phosphoribosyltransferase, encoding MFDDREEAGKLLGEELKNFIKDKENAVILAIPRGGVPVAYWVSKKTGIPFGMVVAKKVAFPEDPEAAIGAAAPDGTFVLSDYISESSPRVSTAIEKAVQEAREKLNKYLSGKEPDVEDKTVIIIDDGIATGYTAIVAGMYAKKKGARKVILAVPVCPSDSINKVKKIFDEVICYHKVDSIFFAVGAYYRDFHQVSDEELLYYLNKAKEEGLLYL
- a CDS encoding Tll0287-like domain-containing protein, with amino-acid sequence MKRAGIITGVLAGLFFLGCGKTMYTNVDMPPKRVKLIKDFGEDASKMLLKELKKELKTALKTKGPVGAIDVCSKKALEITEEVAEEIGDIEIKRTSFKYRNPKNKPDSYEAEALRFFEKTLKETGKLPPYYIQKVNGEYRYYKPLKVQSVCLTCHGNPKEMDPKVLRKLKELYPQDKATGYKLGDFRGVIRVSIPEDVIKKSCL